A genomic window from Clostridium aceticum includes:
- a CDS encoding DUF1653 domain-containing protein has product MCKIGKKYRHFKGKEYLVLHIAKHSETMEELVVYQALYGEQGIWVRPLAMFLEQVEVDGKLVNRFQVCD; this is encoded by the coding sequence ATGTGCAAAATAGGTAAAAAGTATAGGCACTTTAAAGGAAAAGAATACTTGGTGTTACATATAGCAAAACATTCTGAAACAATGGAGGAACTTGTTGTATATCAGGCTTTGTATGGGGAACAAGGTATATGGGTGAGACCTCTTGCTATGTTTCTAGAGCAGGTGGAGGTTGATGGAAAATTAGTGAACAGATTTCAAGTGTGTGATTAA
- the thiE gene encoding thiamine phosphate synthase: protein MTIDYSLYLITDRYLVGSKDFFDAVAKALQGGVTLLQVREKNISSKEFYDIGLKLKEITREFNVPLIVNDRLDIALAIDADGLHIGEDDLPIEVARRLLGKNKILGCSASTVEEALYAEKMGANYLGTGAVFPTDSKKDAGAAIGLTKLQEVVESVEIPVIGIGGVSVKNAASVKSTGASGIALISAILSQEDTYQAAKELIALWKK, encoded by the coding sequence GTGACTATAGATTACAGTTTGTATTTGATCACAGATCGTTATTTAGTAGGAAGCAAAGATTTTTTCGATGCAGTTGCTAAGGCTTTGCAGGGTGGCGTCACACTGCTACAGGTAAGGGAAAAAAACATTAGCTCCAAAGAATTTTATGATATTGGTTTAAAACTTAAGGAAATTACTAGAGAATTTAATGTACCTCTCATTGTTAATGATCGACTGGATATTGCTTTAGCAATAGATGCTGATGGCTTACATATAGGGGAAGATGACTTACCCATTGAAGTAGCAAGAAGATTATTAGGAAAAAATAAAATTTTAGGTTGTTCTGCCTCTACTGTAGAGGAAGCACTTTATGCTGAAAAAATGGGGGCCAATTACTTAGGTACAGGGGCCGTGTTTCCTACAGATAGTAAAAAAGATGCAGGGGCTGCTATTGGCTTAACAAAACTCCAAGAGGTTGTAGAAAGTGTTGAAATTCCTGTTATAGGTATCGGTGGCGTTTCTGTTAAAAATGCAGCATCGGTAAAGTCTACCGGTGCCAGTGGTATTGCTCTTATATCTGCTATCCTCTCACAGGAAGATACCTATCAAGCTGCTAAGGAGTTAATCGCTCTATGGAAAAAGTAA
- a CDS encoding ABC transporter ATP-binding protein, whose amino-acid sequence MSEIMISLRDIKKVYKSMGEEVQALHSITLDIKKGESVSVMGHSGSGKSTLLSIIGALNPPTSGIIEIDGIDIYKLSQERRADFRREYLGFVFQQFQLIPYLTAHENVMLPLTTTKRSKKEKWEMAEDALQRVGLANKMKRLPNQLSGGEQERVAIARAIVNAPPLLLADEPTGSLDTKTGDEIMELFQKLREDGLTILMVTHNPDNTRYMGRTIMVKDGRILSDQEGVLQMVSNKKN is encoded by the coding sequence ATGTCTGAAATAATGATCTCGTTGAGAGATATTAAAAAAGTATATAAGTCTATGGGTGAGGAAGTTCAAGCGCTACATTCTATAACATTAGACATTAAAAAAGGAGAATCTGTCAGTGTAATGGGACATTCTGGTTCTGGTAAAAGTACACTTTTATCTATTATAGGAGCGTTGAATCCCCCCACTTCTGGCATTATTGAAATAGATGGCATCGATATTTATAAGCTATCACAGGAGAGGCGAGCTGATTTTAGACGGGAGTATCTGGGATTTGTTTTTCAGCAGTTTCAATTAATTCCCTACTTGACAGCCCATGAGAATGTCATGCTTCCTTTGACAACCACCAAACGATCAAAAAAGGAAAAATGGGAAATGGCAGAAGACGCCCTTCAAAGGGTAGGATTAGCCAATAAAATGAAACGGCTGCCTAATCAACTTTCGGGAGGAGAACAGGAAAGGGTAGCCATTGCCAGAGCAATTGTAAACGCTCCGCCTCTTTTATTAGCAGATGAACCTACTGGTAGTCTAGATACAAAAACCGGTGACGAAATTATGGAACTCTTTCAGAAATTAAGGGAAGATGGATTGACAATTCTTATGGTTACCCATAACCCTGATAATACTCGTTATATGGGTCGCACCATCATGGTGAAGGATGGAAGGATATTGTCAGATCAAGAAGGCGTCCTTCAAATGGTTTCTAATAAGAAAAACTAA
- a CDS encoding ABC transporter permease — MQLYHITLNNLRRRKAKMLFVLLGLAIGIATIVSVYGVVDAMKMEMTRQAAEFGVNIVITPEAGGLTFSYGGITLPEIMYDVEQLTISDVEAIEGLASRNMVRVIAPKLLGLGSLDHEQKVIVVGANLQEEFLLKPWLRLKDKSQLPKMEEEMQKAQAVEDDKKMDFEAIDLARQDLEGFNPSDEQIVLGSAVAKSLGLMEGDLLTLSGKELEVYGILMESGSTEDQQIFMNLAAAQKFLNRPDEITAIEMAVDYLAGSEESLLAEINETLPHAHITSLRQETLRRDEMLMRLVRFGTAISLLVLLVGMLVVGLTMAASVRERTREIGVFRALGFRKSHITKMILLEGVLISIMGGFIGFLGGTLIARYGGPFFANMNITIPWRVDLLVISIGVAVLVGLLSSLYPAYQAARQDPVEALRFI; from the coding sequence ATGCAACTTTATCATATAACATTAAATAACCTCCGCCGCAGAAAAGCAAAAATGCTCTTTGTTCTTTTGGGGCTGGCTATTGGTATTGCCACCATAGTATCTGTCTATGGTGTGGTAGATGCCATGAAAATGGAAATGACCCGTCAGGCGGCGGAGTTTGGGGTAAATATTGTCATTACACCAGAAGCTGGTGGATTGACTTTTTCCTATGGTGGTATAACTCTTCCAGAAATTATGTATGATGTAGAGCAGCTAACGATAAGTGATGTAGAGGCAATTGAGGGGCTTGCTTCAAGGAATATGGTTAGAGTAATAGCTCCAAAACTTTTAGGTTTAGGTAGTTTAGATCATGAGCAGAAGGTTATTGTAGTAGGTGCCAACTTACAAGAAGAGTTTTTATTAAAGCCTTGGCTTAGGCTGAAGGATAAAAGTCAATTGCCAAAGATGGAAGAGGAGATGCAAAAGGCACAAGCAGTTGAAGATGATAAAAAAATGGACTTTGAAGCCATTGATCTTGCCCGACAAGATTTAGAAGGATTTAATCCTTCTGATGAACAGATCGTCCTTGGTTCCGCTGTAGCAAAATCTTTAGGATTGATGGAGGGAGACCTTCTAACTCTTTCAGGTAAAGAGCTAGAAGTTTACGGAATTTTGATGGAAAGTGGTTCTACAGAAGATCAGCAGATTTTCATGAACCTTGCGGCAGCTCAGAAGTTTTTAAATCGTCCTGATGAAATAACAGCAATCGAAATGGCGGTTGATTACCTAGCAGGGTCTGAAGAGTCCTTACTTGCAGAGATCAATGAAACTCTTCCTCATGCCCATATCACCAGCCTTCGTCAGGAAACCTTAAGGCGGGATGAGATGCTGATGCGATTGGTACGTTTTGGGACAGCGATATCATTATTGGTACTTCTTGTAGGAATGTTGGTAGTAGGTTTGACCATGGCTGCTTCTGTACGGGAACGAACACGAGAAATTGGTGTGTTTCGAGCTTTAGGTTTTCGTAAATCCCACATTACCAAGATGATTTTATTGGAAGGCGTCCTAATTAGTATCATGGGAGGTTTTATAGGATTTTTAGGTGGGACATTGATAGCCCGCTATGGAGGGCCTTTTTTTGCAAATATGAATATTACGATACCGTGGAGAGTAGATCTTTTGGTGATTTCTATAGGAGTAGCGGTGTTGGTTGGACTGCTTTCCAGTCTTTATCCAGCTTATCAAGCAGCAAGACAGGATCCAGTAGAAGCACTACGCTTCATCTAA
- a CDS encoding MtnX-like HAD-IB family phosphatase, which translates to MEKVNYAFFVDFDGTITKRDVCEAIIMQLADSGWEEINKKWETKELSTLECAKETFKLFTRKDPEAFREIADTIEIEEGFKDFVTYCQAKGYPVYILSDGYDYYIEYILNKEGFTLPYYANQLTFSTSIEVTAPYSSKHCNLCGVCKTNLMEQLKKSSEKSIYIGDGSSDFCPVEKADYVFAKKKLLDHCLTLGRQVYGFDNFNDILNQMQYLEEEQK; encoded by the coding sequence ATGGAAAAAGTAAATTATGCTTTCTTTGTAGACTTTGATGGTACCATTACAAAACGAGATGTATGTGAAGCTATCATCATGCAGCTGGCAGATAGTGGCTGGGAAGAAATTAATAAAAAATGGGAAACCAAAGAATTATCTACATTAGAATGTGCTAAAGAAACCTTTAAGTTATTTACAAGGAAAGATCCAGAAGCCTTTAGAGAAATTGCAGATACTATAGAGATTGAGGAAGGGTTTAAAGATTTCGTAACCTATTGTCAAGCAAAAGGCTATCCTGTGTATATTTTAAGTGACGGCTATGATTATTATATTGAATATATACTGAATAAAGAGGGTTTCACCTTGCCCTATTATGCTAACCAACTAACTTTTTCTACCTCCATCGAAGTAACTGCTCCTTATAGCTCAAAGCACTGTAATTTATGCGGCGTATGTAAAACCAATTTGATGGAGCAACTAAAAAAAAGCTCAGAGAAAAGTATTTATATCGGTGACGGTTCTTCTGACTTTTGTCCTGTAGAAAAAGCCGATTACGTATTTGCCAAAAAAAAGCTTTTAGATCATTGTTTAACTTTAGGAAGACAGGTTTATGGTTTTGACAACTTTAATGATATATTAAATCAAATGCAATATCTGGAGGAGGAACAAAAATGA
- a CDS encoding ABC transporter permease, whose protein sequence is MNIFQIALNNLKRRRVKMLFLMFGLVVGVATVVGVLNIIDAMHLDLGDRIDEFGANAILLPRSEELHYDNTITSDLTFDVQELTMEDIPKIYTSSVAEYINIVSPKLVSAVEIEDQKALMVGVETRQEFTQKPWFSLQQQEGLASGEKVGDLALLDVPEDGLILGSSAAVTLDLQAGDQLTIKGQSFKVFGVLNELGSEEDGLIYANLTVVQNLLNKPQALSMIEISAYCNSCPIEEIAMGLEEALPNARAIPMRQAALFREETIEQFSVFGFALSGMVLLVAALVVLITMLSSVNERTREIGIFRAIGFRRRHIMQVIFLEAGMVSILAGLLGYILGSLIAIYAGPYLAQIQGDISLQPQLMLPAVALSTGLAICSSIYPALKAAALDPVEALRFI, encoded by the coding sequence ATGAATATTTTTCAAATTGCTTTAAATAATTTAAAACGCCGAAGAGTGAAAATGTTGTTTCTAATGTTTGGTTTAGTTGTAGGGGTGGCTACTGTAGTGGGAGTTTTAAACATTATTGATGCTATGCACTTGGATTTAGGAGATAGAATTGATGAATTCGGTGCAAATGCTATCCTTCTTCCCCGATCTGAGGAGCTTCATTATGATAATACCATTACCTCGGATCTGACCTTTGATGTACAGGAACTTACTATGGAGGATATACCTAAAATTTATACATCTTCAGTGGCAGAATATATTAATATTGTGTCTCCAAAATTAGTAAGTGCTGTAGAGATTGAGGATCAAAAGGCACTTATGGTGGGTGTAGAAACAAGACAGGAATTTACACAAAAACCCTGGTTTTCTTTGCAACAACAAGAGGGATTAGCTTCAGGAGAAAAAGTAGGGGATTTAGCTCTTCTTGATGTACCAGAAGATGGTTTGATTTTGGGTAGTTCTGCTGCTGTAACTTTAGACCTACAAGCTGGAGATCAGTTAACTATTAAAGGTCAAAGCTTCAAAGTATTTGGTGTTTTAAATGAATTGGGTAGTGAAGAAGATGGATTGATTTATGCTAATTTAACAGTGGTTCAAAATCTGCTTAATAAGCCGCAAGCTTTGTCTATGATAGAAATTTCAGCCTATTGTAATAGTTGTCCTATAGAAGAAATAGCCATGGGTTTGGAAGAAGCTTTACCAAATGCCCGTGCAATCCCTATGCGGCAAGCAGCTCTTTTCCGTGAAGAAACAATTGAACAGTTTTCAGTTTTTGGCTTTGCTTTGTCAGGTATGGTTTTATTGGTTGCAGCCTTAGTGGTGTTAATTACTATGCTATCTTCTGTAAATGAGAGGACTAGAGAAATAGGGATTTTTAGAGCTATTGGTTTTCGTCGAAGACATATTATGCAGGTTATTTTCTTAGAAGCGGGAATGGTTAGCATTTTAGCAGGTTTATTAGGGTATATTTTAGGCAGCCTTATTGCTATTTATGCTGGTCCATATTTAGCACAAATCCAAGGAGATATTTCTCTACAACCTCAACTAATGTTACCTGCTGTAGCCCTTTCTACAGGATTAGCCATTTGCAGTAGTATTTATCCAGCCTTGAAGGCTGCAGCACTTGACCCAGTGGAGGCGCTGCGTTTCATTTAA
- a CDS encoding Fe-S-containing protein, which yields MSKKLPSKKEQFTQAPKSKLPWILAVSSVVIAAVILFVAFGPNGQDEGEYFGDAVAASRSYIGEFISMTAVEPVIEDGQIKISLDDVDKNNIVFFEVENDQQELVPLMAYITPSGRVFAGSSMCEPCRGRTFSLAGDTLVCDTCRTTYDIENHKFISGSSACGSYPPVNMNPLVQDETIMIDLEEVLSWRVRT from the coding sequence ATGTCAAAGAAATTACCTAGTAAAAAAGAACAATTTACACAGGCTCCAAAAAGTAAATTACCATGGATTCTAGCAGTGTCTAGTGTTGTCATAGCAGCAGTAATATTATTTGTAGCTTTTGGGCCCAATGGGCAGGACGAGGGAGAGTATTTTGGTGATGCAGTGGCAGCTTCTCGATCTTATATAGGAGAATTTATCTCCATGACTGCTGTAGAACCTGTTATTGAAGATGGACAGATTAAAATATCTTTAGATGATGTGGATAAAAACAACATCGTTTTCTTTGAAGTAGAAAATGATCAACAGGAACTGGTTCCTTTAATGGCATATATCACACCTTCAGGTCGTGTGTTTGCTGGTAGTAGTATGTGTGAACCTTGCCGAGGTAGGACATTCTCCCTTGCAGGCGATACCCTTGTATGTGACACATGCCGTACTACCTATGATATTGAGAATCATAAATTTATTTCTGGCTCCTCTGCATGTGGCTCATATCCTCCTGTAAATATGAATCCATTAGTACAGGATGAAACAATCATGATTGACCTAGAGGAAGTTTTAAGCTGGAGAGTACGTACGTAG
- the thiD gene encoding bifunctional hydroxymethylpyrimidine kinase/phosphomethylpyrimidine kinase, with amino-acid sequence MKHLLTIAGSDCSGGAGIQADLKTFSALGTYGMSVITAITAQNTQGVDAIVEIDNTMVKAQIDAIFKDIAVHAVKVGMVSNREIIAQISKSLLEWLPPFVVVDPVMVSTSGHHLLKPEAKTTLIEDLFPIATIITPNIPEAEVILDRKIDDIEDMEEAAKAIYNLGPKGVLVKGGHLLGDAVDVFFDGTTITKFTSPRIHKTNTHGTGCTLSSAIATHLALEFDLLTSIRKSKDYVTKAIDCGLEIGKGDGPLHHFHHLYPSIDTD; translated from the coding sequence ATGAAGCATTTGTTAACAATTGCTGGCTCTGATTGTAGTGGCGGAGCTGGTATCCAAGCAGATTTAAAAACCTTTTCAGCTCTAGGCACCTATGGGATGAGTGTTATTACAGCTATTACCGCTCAAAATACGCAAGGGGTAGATGCTATTGTAGAGATTGATAACACTATGGTAAAAGCACAAATTGATGCTATTTTTAAGGATATTGCTGTGCATGCAGTTAAGGTGGGTATGGTTTCTAATAGAGAAATTATTGCTCAGATCAGCAAATCTCTATTGGAATGGCTTCCTCCTTTTGTTGTAGTGGACCCTGTGATGGTTTCCACAAGCGGTCATCACCTATTAAAACCAGAGGCAAAAACTACTTTGATAGAAGATTTATTCCCTATTGCAACAATAATTACCCCTAATATTCCTGAAGCAGAGGTGATATTAGATAGAAAAATTGATGATATTGAAGATATGGAAGAAGCAGCTAAAGCCATCTATAATTTAGGACCTAAGGGTGTCTTGGTAAAGGGAGGTCATTTGCTAGGGGATGCTGTTGATGTATTTTTTGACGGCACAACAATCACAAAATTCACTTCCCCAAGAATTCATAAAACCAATACCCATGGTACTGGGTGTACCCTTTCTTCAGCGATTGCCACACATCTTGCCCTAGAATTTGATTTGTTAACTTCTATTAGAAAATCCAAGGATTATGTAACAAAGGCTATTGATTGCGGACTGGAAATCGGCAAAGGAGATGGACCTTTACATCATTTTCATCATCTATATCCTTCTATTGATACCGATTAA
- a CDS encoding manganese catalase family protein, which translates to MFNHDKKMMREVKIEAPNPQYAALLQEQLGGPNGELKAAMQYLSQSFRVKDPDIKDLFLDIGAEELSHMEMVAQTITLLNGHDLKVEQVTSGVVQNQVLGGLAPMLTNASGEPWTANYVNVTGDLAADLLSNIAAEQRAKVVYEYLYRQIKDKYVRETIDFLLNREEAHNAMFREALNRIQDTASNRDFGVTPDSKLYFNLSNPSPRSNGFEAPNPTPPSFQDPGQQPH; encoded by the coding sequence ATGTTTAATCATGATAAAAAAATGATGCGGGAAGTAAAAATCGAAGCTCCTAACCCTCAGTATGCTGCTTTATTACAGGAGCAATTGGGGGGACCTAATGGAGAACTTAAGGCTGCTATGCAATATCTTTCCCAGAGCTTTCGTGTAAAGGATCCTGATATCAAAGATTTATTTCTAGATATTGGAGCGGAAGAGCTAAGTCATATGGAGATGGTGGCACAAACCATTACCTTATTAAATGGACATGACTTGAAGGTAGAGCAAGTTACATCGGGGGTTGTTCAGAATCAAGTGTTAGGTGGACTAGCACCTATGCTAACCAATGCTTCTGGAGAGCCTTGGACAGCCAATTATGTCAATGTAACGGGAGATCTAGCGGCAGATTTGTTATCAAATATAGCGGCAGAACAAAGAGCTAAAGTAGTTTATGAGTACTTATATCGACAAATTAAGGACAAGTATGTAAGAGAAACAATAGATTTTCTATTGAATAGGGAAGAAGCCCATAATGCTATGTTTAGGGAAGCACTAAATAGAATACAGGATACTGCTTCCAACAGAGATTTTGGAGTGACGCCAGATTCTAAACTTTACTTTAATCTATCAAATCCTTCTCCTAGAAGCAATGGATTTGAAGCACCTAACCCTACACCACCAAGTTTTCAAGACCCAGGACAACAGCCTCATTAA